CCATACCCACTGTGGGTACAGGAAGTCGAGACTTGAAGAGATTTCATTCCACACCAGATCTTAATGTCAATGCCGGAGGCTCCTCGTCTTCGATATGGACCGCTGGGGTGGGCAAAGGACATCTTTCGCAAGACGATGTGGCCACACTGCATGCTTCTATGCTGCGGCTAAATGCTCCTCTACCTCCGCCAACACATCCACCTCCTCCACCGCCCTCGGTAGGCCAAGTCATCAAGGTGGAAACCCGACAAAGCTCTGAGTATGAGAGCACCATCTCATTGCAGCAAAAACTAAAGAAGCGCGTCGAAAATGATGCGGTAACAGCGGGAGCTATTGATGGCGTTCAATCGAGTTTTAAACCTTCAGCGAATGCCAAAATATACGCTTCTCCGCAGGAGCTAATCGCTTGGAAACTGAGGCAAACCCAAGAGGTAAGTGCATCAAGCAAGCAGCGAGCGGGtcaaactaattttattttatggttTTCTCTGACAGAATCGCCAACAATCCAGCAATCAACAGCACAACTCGAATCAAGGTGGCATTTATGCACCCTCTCATGTTGCCACCGCACATtcccagcaacaacaacaacagccacacCAACCACAAATCAGTCAATATGCTCAACCCTCAGTACTGGTACAACATGTATCCCCACCAGCATGTTCGACCAATGCAACTGCAGCCACTAACAATACAACGCAGTATGCAGCTCCTCCAATGCAAAATGGTGGCATAACCCACAATCAAgtcaataacaataacaacaataacattgCAGCATCATTACCAGTGGGTCCAGCACCACCCATACCCGAACCGGACTACAGTCTCAGTGAATCGGATGGTGAAGATGAGAATTCCATTTTGGTAGCACGCAATACAAAACTGAATGAGAAAATTGCACTGATCGATGTACCCGAAACGAGTGGAAATAGTCAAGCAAGGTAAGCGCGAAGGTGAATAGTTGTAAGGGAATGTAAAACACCAGAAGGGGGGGTCACAGGTATCCAAAAACATAGTGGAGCATAGGGGACGTGACAATGTGTGTATTCGGGCACTCAGAAATGTGTGCAAatctgcacaaatttttactggaagtcttTTATGTACTTTGTTTTCCAGCAGAAAGGAGCGGGAGAGTGGGTGGGAGgcagcaaaattttgagaatttgGTATTAGAGAGCTTGCATATTGCTCATAGAGTTTTTTTCCTCAGAAATTCGCAGTattgaacagctgttttatgcaAATCAGATGTTAAGGCTGTACTTCCTCCACTGCACATTTTTACTGGCAAATTTTCCAGCAGAAACTCGCAAAATCGAACAGCTATTTTATGAAAACCAGATGTAAAGGCTAagcttactctcctgcaaatttttactgaaaaagtACCCGAATACACCTATTGTCAgttcattacaaaaaaaatatttcctctAACAcctcttctctctctctctctctttcttttcaGTGGCAGTAGTTCGGCTTCCGGTTCTGCTTCCATTTCACATTCCCTATCCGTTGAGGAAATCCAACGCATTCGCAGCAATTTGAAAACTTCCAAATCCTCGCCCAATGGATTTGATAAGAACGAAGAGAGTGCCACCTCACCAAATGACTCCAACCAGCAGCAACAGAAAGCAGAGGCCAAAAATGATAATGATGTGgagaataacaacaacaataaccaggAAGAAGAGGGTGACAACAGCTCTTCGGGTGTTAGCAGCGATCAAGAGGTGCTAGCAGCCGGGGCCCAAGCTATTGTAGGAGGAGCCAAATCTACGGATACCATTAAGAAGAAGCCCACGGTTACCATAAACGAAGAACCCAAAACCATACCCGATCATGGTAAAGATGAGACCGATAACACATCAAAACTGCCAAAAACAATGAATGCAACAACAACCGCCGCTGCCAGCGCCAACGCTGCTGAAACAGCAGCAACTGTGAGTGCTGTCACAGCAAAATCACCACCAGCTACAATGCAAAGCAAACCTTCAGGAAATCTGCAGCAATTGGAAAAGACTGCCAAATCGACACCACCGTTACAACATAAAAATCTACAGCCTGTGGCCACAACAACTGCAGCCAGCATTGATAATAAAGTTCACAGTAGTTCACAGAGCAGTTCCAGCAACACCCCATCTATAAGTACCACAAATGTTGCTAATGCCAAGGCGGCTTTCGAGGCGAAGGCCACCACCACCACGGTTCCTGTATCAGCGACGCCAAACATTCCAACGACCGTTACGGTCAAACAAATGGTGCAGCAACAGCATGCACCAGccatacaacaacagcaacaacagatGTCATCCAAAGTCAAAACCATTGTCGTTCAAAGTCAACAGGTGACGGCAAAGGGTCAAGCTGCGGTGGCGGGTCGTCTGGCCCAACCACACATGAATCCCAATCAGAAGCTGCTGGCCACGCAACAGCAAAttctgctgcaacaacaacagcagcaacagcaaatgGCCCATCAGCAACATCTGCAGCAGATACTGAAGGCCAAGGCAGCAGCTGCTGGAGCGGCCGCCAACACCGCAGCCATTGTGgccaagcagcagcagcaaatggCCAAATCCTCATCGAGCATGCTCTCGTCACAAGAATCCCAGGAGGAACAACGTTCGGATGATGATGGTGAGCTGAGTCCTTCGCCGCCCGCCAAGGCATTCCAACGCCACAACTCACTGACACGAAAACAAGCTGCCGCTATTGCCATGCAACGGGCTACGAGAACAGCGGCCGTTTCATTGGTGCAATTACCGCCGCCCATTGAGGCCGATAGTGATTCTGAAATATCGATGATGTCGAATTCAAAATCGACCATTGCTAGTGGCAGTGGAGTTGCCGCATCTGCGGCGGTGCCCCATCCCAGCGTCGATGGTGGCCTGGCAACAGAGAATATTGTGCTGGCACCACCACCGCAATTCTGCGATTGCAATGACATAAAACACACGCCGCAGGTGCAGCAACAACTGCCACAGCAGCAGCCTCAGGCGCCTACACAGGCTCAGCAACAGCACATACTGAAATTGCAGCAACAGCAACGTTTGCActtgcaacagcagcaacaacaacaacaacagcttcaccaccaccaacaacagcaacaacagcagcagcagcagcagcaattaCAATACCAACAGTATCATCAACACctccaacagcagcaacaaatgGCTGCCTTGCAGCAAATGCAACAAATGCATCCACACATGATGTCCATGCATCATGTGGCGGCGGCGTCAAACAACAGTGCTGGTAATGTTGCaactgccgctgctgctgctgccaacGCGGCCGCCAACGCTGCCAATAGCACTGGCAATATGGGCACTTTAGGACGTGTTCGTATTGTCGGTACACCCAAGAGTAACAATCACCATCGTTTACATTAAATACAAGGCTTGAATGCAACATTCCAACCTTGTTCTCTTTCTTTGAGTTTTTATCTGTTCTACAATACAATTTTTTGGTTTGGAGCTATTGGCTATGTTGAGTTTGTTTTACTTCGTTGAAAATCTGGCAACTACAATCTTGGCATTTGTCAATCAAGCCAACGGCTTTCGTTTGTTGGCTTAACATAGCTTTGCACTGTATACTGAAAGAAATTTAAAGTTGTAAGTAATTTTAACCCCTCCTTTAATTGCTACAAATATCAATTATTAaaatagcccccaaatagaaaaaatttctcaatttaACCTATATTCATTCTTGAAGATTGATATGATTCCGAAGAAATACGAAAATGTGAGTCGAATAAACCAACTTCATATTTGTGAAAACTTAAGAACCTATAGATTTAACTTTCGATATGACCCCCCTGGATACCAATCTCCTGACTCTTCGCCAGAGGTCGCATTCGCCACTGAAGTCgtatttttcaaacattttcatCGAAACTCGCTGCCGTATGTTATATAAGCACCCATTATCTACACTGAATACGGTTAACGGTTTTTATTTCGCCATTTTCTAAACGAATTATTATGTAGCAGATTCTTCAAGACGGTTTATAAACAAagttttgggcaaacaaattattttcatcTTATAATTCACTAAAAACGACTCTTTTTCGTCGGTCCGGACGATAGAGAAGAGGGTAGGGAGCAACAGCATATTCAATAACGCTCATGTATATCAGCACCCCCCAGAGAAGCACTTGTCCGCACCCAACTACTTGTCGGCTCCATGTGTATAACAACTTTTTACCCTACTCCTTCACACACAAATGTACGCCTGAAGGATCCTATCGAATCCCTGTCAGAACAAGATCTCATAAATACACGTTTAAGAAATCTCCTTACGTGCCACCAACGCACTCTCGTCGGTGATCTTTTACCGTAAGTAAGCAGTTCGTTATCCTATTCCGGTCAATACCAGGTCAGAGAGTCCTTGCAATTCGTGGGTCCAGTATAAAATTCCAACTTAATTTTGCCACCATTTACCTTTTACCATGTTCATTCGCCGCCTTTATCCACAAATGTCGTCGTGTCTAGAGAACCGAATTGGCGTTGTCATGAATCTGGTGTCTATTCAATCACTCTTATGTACTCCACAACACATTTCAAGCTCACCGTTCTGAAGTTCTGACCCTGAGCTTCGCCATTCTTTCCATGTAATTGCTGAGTTTCAAAAAAGGAAAGATCCCTTCCCAGAATTTGCAACTGCGATTTCGTAATGACTCAGACTTCCGATCTGAAAGATCTGCTCTCGTCCGATAATCGCAACGATATTAAGTGCCTCGAAGAAGACCCACAATCATATCCGCCATTCCATCTTGGACTATCAGTTAAAACTAAAAAAGTCGCACCTTCCTCAAACACAGTATCCACCGTCCAATCTTCTCTTTTGGGAATGCCTACTATGCTTAAAAAGGGTTTAAATCCCCATAATTCTGATTGCGACTCCGTAATTAAACCAACCTTGACCTGAAAGCCAATATACTCATCCCGCGGTCTAAATCATATGTCGATATCAAACGTTTCGAAGTAGACCTCTCATACCGAACCCATCTCCATTTTGGAGGCATCAGTGAAAATCGAGATCTCACCGTCAGCAAACCCAGGGGCCGCAACCCAACCCTCTCTAATAGGAAAGCGTTCTTAAGCCCCGCCATACTATCCACACGAATCCTTAATTTCGATTTCGACTATCGGAAAATACGTCTAAAAGACAGTTCACTCGTTCGGCAGTTCCAGGTTCAACTGCCCTAAAGAACAATATCCCCGCCTAATCTTCTATATGCGGAATGTGTATCTTGGATATCCTATCACGAACCGGTCTCGGTTCTAAGTAACCTTCTCAAATTTCCTTCATCCTTAGGTTAAATCGCCACATCCTACTGAACCTTCTTCGGTAGAAGAAAAAAGTGCACATTGTCTTACGGCTTCTATTCTCGGTGTTTCTTTATCGAGAGCTAGGCCTATGTGTTGCCCCTCCAGTTTACAATCGAGAGCTAGGCCTATGTGTTGCCCCTCTTTTGACATTAACAGAGTATCCTCGCCCAGAGAAGGGTGTCTAACTCA
The genomic region above belongs to Stomoxys calcitrans chromosome 5, idStoCalc2.1, whole genome shotgun sequence and contains:
- the LOC106081688 gene encoding uncharacterized protein LOC106081688 isoform X3 — translated: MDSGSGPGFDDEPPPEPRDGWLLVRIHVPELNVYKCLQFPSDKLVWDVKQQVLASLPKVAFWFKELKESFNYGLFCPPSNGKAGKFLDEERRLGDYPFNGPVGYLELKYKRRVYKMLNLDERQLKALHTRANLRRFLECINGGHVEKIAKMCAKGLDPNFHCPESGETPLTVATGAKKPNKLLIALVNGGALLDYRTKDGTTALHRAVEKDSLEAVTTLLELGASPNYKDGRGITPLYISITRKCEAKITESLLHDHATLGTQDNQGWNEVHQVAVIAGNLELAEIIQNYKSEDVVPFRGPPRYNPKRRSGMGWLSANGSIGGGSSIMGTLTRNSSTCGHHGPPSPCPSEHMPYSSASSSLSEGSSSHRSHEDDISIVTDKSLGDTSDIISDSSGVGTNSDSAACSIGHPSTTVVCMEPYAGNSVGHIRLQVGDVIEVVGSTDCGLLEGYVRGTNQSGFFPAECVQEVNLRQKNITNVATANPNHSPYQHSPAASSVHQGSPQLSLGGSSGIGGMSSTGGTLPRPTLIHQSPSLSVNSNGSTHALNGGAVSDNYGSMKLVGNHQQQVGQYSSATAPRVKKNAFNEPRTVVLHRAKRGFGFILRGAKASSQLMQLKPSDRFPALQYLDDVDPGGVADMAGLKPGDFLLAINGEDVRAASHEKVVEMIRSAGALVSMTVISPQFPNQMQATPQYMPSHHLSSGPSTPQTSHRQCATLPRKMSLGPNAAAAAAERQGRPAPLPPRRDPKTTLSVGRARAKSMVAGLENGGEKEDDDIHHTKSSSVESIVTPTPTHPGTPVQLRTASIKARPTSSRITAAELEELFQRQQGEAVDSANRYSTMMTTSRFQSGTDSGAATPPANTSSPLKGPMVYGSVAEMKRKTKSKNGTLRAKPCAIPTVGTGSRDLKRFHSTPDLNVNAGGSSSSIWTAGVGKGHLSQDDVATLHASMLRLNAPLPPPTHPPPPPPSVGQVIKVETRQSSEYESTISLQQKLKKRVENDAVTAGAIDGVQSSFKPSANAKIYASPQELIAWKLRQTQENRQQSSNQQHNSNQGGIYAPSHVATAHSQQQQQQPHQPQISQYAQPSVLVQHVSPPACSTNATAATNNTTQYAAPPMQNGGITHNQVNNNNNNNIAASLPVGPAPPIPEPDYSLSESDGEDENSILVARNTKLNEKIALIDVPETSGNSQASGSSSASGSASISHSLSVEEIQRIRSNLKTSKSSPNGFDKNEESATSPNDSNQQQQKAEAKNDNDVENNNNNNQEEEGDNSSSGVSSDQEVLAAGAQAIVGGAKSTDTIKKKPTVTINEEPKTIPDHGKDETDNTSKLPKTMNATTTAAASANAAETAATVSAVTAKSPPATMQSKPSGNLQQLEKTAKSTPPLQHKNLQPVATTTAASIDNKVHSSSQSSSSNTPSISTTNVANAKAAFEAKATTTTVPVSATPNIPTTVTVKQMVQQQHAPAIQQQQQQMSSKVKTIVVQSQQVTAKGQAAVAGRLAQPHMNPNQKLLATQQQILLQQQQQQQQMAHQQHLQQILKAKAAAAGAAANTAAIVAKQQQQMAKSSSSMLSSQESQEEQRSDDDGELSPSPPAKAFQRHNSLTRKQAAAIAMQRATRTAAVSLVQLPPPIEADSDSEISMMSNSKSTIASGSGVAASAAVPHPSVDGGLATENIVLAPPPQFCDCNDIKHTPQVQQQLPQQQPQAPTQAQQQHILKLQQQQRLHLQQQQQQQQQLHHHQQQQQQQQQQQQLQYQQYHQHLQQQQQMAALQQMQQMHPHMMSMHHVAAASNNSAGNVATAAAAAANAAANAANSTGNMGTLGRVRIVGTPKSNNHHRLH
- the LOC106081688 gene encoding uncharacterized protein LOC106081688 isoform X5, producing MDSGSGPGFDDEPPPEPRDGWLLVRIHVPELNVYKCLQFPSDKLVWDVKQQVLASLPKVAFWFKELKESFNYGLFCPPSNGKAGKFLDEERRLGDYPFNGPVGYLELKYKRRVYKMLNLDERQLKALHTRANLRRFLECINGGHVEKIAKMCAKGLDPNFHCPESGETPLTVATGAKKPNKLLIALVNGGALLDYRTKDGTTALHRAVEKDSLEAVTTLLELGASPNYKDGRGITPLYISITRKCEAKITESLLHDHATLGTQDNQGWNEVHQVAVIAGNLELAEIIQNYKSEDVDKSLGDTSDIISDSSGVGTNSDSAACSIGHPSTTVVCMEPYAGNSVGHIRLQVGDVIEVVGSTDCGLLEGYVRGTNQSGFFPAECVQEVNLRQKNITNVATANPNHSPYQHSPAASSVHQGSPQLSLGGSSGIGGMSSTGGTLPRPTLIHQSPSLSVNSNGSTHALNGGAVSDNYGSMKLVGNHQQQVGQYSSATAPRVKKNAFNEPRTVVLHRAKRGFGFILRGAKASSQLMQLKPSDRFPALQYLDDVDPGGVADMAGLKPGDFLLAINGEDVRAASHEKVVEMIRSAGALVSMTVISPQFPNQMQATPQYMPSHHLSSGPSTPQTSHRQCATLPRKMSLGPNAAAAAAERQGRPAPLPPRRDPKTTLSVGRARAKSMVAGLENGGEKEDDDIHHTKSSSVESIVTPTPTHPGTPVQLRTASIKARPTSSRITAAELEELFQRQQGEAVDSANRYSTMMTTSRFQSGTDSGAATPPANTSSPLKGPMVYGSVAEMKRKTKSKNGTLRAKPCAIPTVGTGSRDLKRFHSTPDLNVNAGGSSSSIWTAGVGKGHLSQDDVATLHASMLRLNAPLPPPTHPPPPPPSVGQVIKVETRQSSEYESTISLQQKLKKRVENDAVTAGAIDGVQSSFKPSANAKIYASPQELIAWKLRQTQENRQQSSNQQHNSNQGGIYAPSHVATAHSQQQQQQPHQPQISQYAQPSVLVQHVSPPACSTNATAATNNTTQYAAPPMQNGGITHNQVNNNNNNNIAASLPVGPAPPIPEPDYSLSESDGEDENSILVARNTKLNEKIALIDVPETSGNSQASGSSSASGSASISHSLSVEEIQRIRSNLKTSKSSPNGFDKNEESATSPNDSNQQQQKAEAKNDNDVENNNNNNQEEEGDNSSSGVSSDQEVLAAGAQAIVGGAKSTDTIKKKPTVTINEEPKTIPDHGKDETDNTSKLPKTMNATTTAAASANAAETAATVSAVTAKSPPATMQSKPSGNLQQLEKTAKSTPPLQHKNLQPVATTTAASIDNKVHSSSQSSSSNTPSISTTNVANAKAAFEAKATTTTVPVSATPNIPTTVTVKQMVQQQHAPAIQQQQQQMSSKVKTIVVQSQQVTAKGQAAVAGRLAQPHMNPNQKLLATQQQILLQQQQQQQQMAHQQHLQQILKAKAAAAGAAANTAAIVAKQQQQMAKSSSSMLSSQESQEEQRSDDDGELSPSPPAKAFQRHNSLTRKQAAAIAMQRATRTAAVSLVQLPPPIEADSDSEISMMSNSKSTIASGSGVAASAAVPHPSVDGGLATENIVLAPPPQFCDCNDIKHTPQVQQQLPQQQPQAPTQAQQQHILKLQQQQRLHLQQQQQQQQQLHHHQQQQQQQQQQQQLQYQQYHQHLQQQQQMAALQQMQQMHPHMMSMHHVAAASNNSAGNVATAAAAAANAAANAANSTGNMGTLGRVRIVGTPKSNNHHRLH
- the LOC106081688 gene encoding uncharacterized protein LOC106081688 isoform X4; amino-acid sequence: MDSGSGPGFDDEPPPEPRDGWLLVRIHVPELNVYKCLQFPSDKLVWDVKQQVLASLPKVAFWFKELKESFNYGLFCPPSNGKAGKFLDEERRLGDYPFNGPVGYLELKYKRRVYKMLNLDERQLKALHTRANLRRFLECINGGHVEKIAKMCAKGLDPNFHCPESGETPLTVATGAKKPNKLLIALVNGGALLDYRTKDGTTALHRAVEKDSLEAVTTLLELGASPNYKDGRGITPLYISITRKCEAKITESLLHDHATLGTQDNQGWNEVHQACRHGLVQHLEHLLFYGADMDGRNASGNTPLHVCAVNNQEACARMLLFRGAQRGAQNYANQTPYQVAVIAGNLELAEIIQNYKSEDVDKSLGDTSDIISDSSGVGTNSDSAACSIGHPSTTVVCMEPYAGNSVGHIRLQVGDVIEVVGSTDCGLLEGYVRGTNQSGFFPAECVQEVNLRQKNITNVATANPNHSPYQHSPAASSVHQGSPQLSLGGSSGIGGMSSTGGTLPRPTLIHQSPSLSVNSNGSTHALNGGAVSDNYGSMKLVGNHQQQVGQYSSATAPRVKKNAFNEPRTVVLHRAKRGFGFILRGAKASSQLMQLKPSDRFPALQYLDDVDPGGVADMAGLKPGDFLLAINGEDVRAASHEKVVEMIRSAGALVSMTVISPQFPNQMQATPQYMPSHHLSSGPSTPQTSHRQCATLPRKMSLGPNAAAAAAERQGRPAPLPPRRDPKTTLSVGRARAKSMVAGLENGGEKEDDDIHHTKSSSVESIVTPTPTHPGTPVQLRTASIKARPTSSRITAAELEELFQRQQGEAVDSANRYSTMMTTSRFQSGTDSGAATPPANTSSPLKGPMVYGSVAEMKRKTKSKNGTLRAKPCAIPTVGTGSRDLKRFHSTPDLNVNAGGSSSSIWTAGVGKGHLSQDDVATLHASMLRLNAPLPPPTHPPPPPPSVGQVIKVETRQSSEYESTISLQQKLKKRVENDAVTAGAIDGVQSSFKPSANAKIYASPQELIAWKLRQTQENRQQSSNQQHNSNQGGIYAPSHVATAHSQQQQQQPHQPQISQYAQPSVLVQHVSPPACSTNATAATNNTTQYAAPPMQNGGITHNQVNNNNNNNIAASLPVGPAPPIPEPDYSLSESDGEDENSILVARNTKLNEKIALIDVPETSGNSQASGSSSASGSASISHSLSVEEIQRIRSNLKTSKSSPNGFDKNEESATSPNDSNQQQQKAEAKNDNDVENNNNNNQEEEGDNSSSGVSSDQEVLAAGAQAIVGGAKSTDTIKKKPTVTINEEPKTIPDHGKDETDNTSKLPKTMNATTTAAASANAAETAATVSAVTAKSPPATMQSKPSGNLQQLEKTAKSTPPLQHKNLQPVATTTAASIDNKVHSSSQSSSSNTPSISTTNVANAKAAFEAKATTTTVPVSATPNIPTTVTVKQMVQQQHAPAIQQQQQQMSSKVKTIVVQSQQVTAKGQAAVAGRLAQPHMNPNQKLLATQQQILLQQQQQQQQMAHQQHLQQILKAKAAAAGAAANTAAIVAKQQQQMAKSSSSMLSSQESQEEQRSDDDGELSPSPPAKAFQRHNSLTRKQAAAIAMQRATRTAAVSLVQLPPPIEADSDSEISMMSNSKSTIASGSGVAASAAVPHPSVDGGLATENIVLAPPPQFCDCNDIKHTPQVQQQLPQQQPQAPTQAQQQHILKLQQQQRLHLQQQQQQQQQLHHHQQQQQQQQQQQQLQYQQYHQHLQQQQQMAALQQMQQMHPHMMSMHHVAAASNNSAGNVATAAAAAANAAANAANSTGNMGTLGRVRIVGTPKSNNHHRLH